A window from Candidatus Zixiibacteriota bacterium encodes these proteins:
- a CDS encoding PorV/PorQ family protein, translating into MNMKKYILIILTLLLFCFGQVSADEFSKVGTAGAQFLKIGMGARYIGLGEAATAMVDDVYGLYWNPAALSSLQQSQVAFTSVDWVAGIRLNYFAFAYPVREDMTLGFALDVLSVGDMEVTTVYKPDGTGQTFDANSVALQAGISKQLTDRFAFGVNFKYVSEQISEQHSRGFCFDVGALMYTGFKSLRLGINISNLGPDLHFDGNELDEKLNPDPDNPNQAEVDYEYATDNYDLPLMFRVGLAYDLMDDTRNRWTFSVEARDPSDNIGQFSVGSEYGLNEMFMLRAGYKFNYEEEGLTLGGGLNLNPTPRTNLSFDYAWADFGRLQSTHRFSIGLKF; encoded by the coding sequence ATGAACATGAAAAAATATATATTGATTATACTGACACTTCTGCTGTTCTGTTTCGGCCAGGTATCAGCAGATGAATTTTCCAAGGTTGGAACAGCCGGCGCTCAGTTTCTGAAGATCGGTATGGGCGCTCGCTATATCGGTCTGGGTGAAGCGGCTACTGCAATGGTCGATGATGTCTACGGCCTGTACTGGAATCCGGCGGCATTGTCATCGCTTCAACAGTCGCAGGTCGCCTTTACCTCGGTCGACTGGGTGGCGGGTATACGGCTGAACTATTTCGCTTTCGCTTATCCGGTGCGCGAGGATATGACGCTCGGGTTTGCCCTCGATGTTCTCTCGGTGGGCGATATGGAAGTTACTACCGTTTACAAGCCGGATGGCACCGGACAGACCTTCGATGCCAACAGCGTCGCGCTTCAGGCAGGTATCTCGAAACAATTGACTGACCGGTTTGCCTTTGGTGTCAATTTCAAATATGTATCGGAACAGATCTCTGAACAGCATTCGCGCGGTTTCTGTTTCGATGTTGGCGCACTGATGTACACCGGTTTTAAATCGCTCAGGCTGGGAATCAATATCTCGAATCTGGGACCCGATCTGCATTTCGACGGTAATGAACTCGACGAAAAACTTAATCCGGATCCGGATAATCCGAATCAAGCAGAGGTCGATTATGAATACGCTACCGATAATTATGATCTGCCGCTCATGTTCCGTGTAGGACTGGCATATGATCTTATGGACGACACCCGCAACCGCTGGACATTTTCGGTCGAAGCCCGAGATCCCAGCGACAATATCGGGCAGTTTTCTGTCGGCAGTGAGTATGGTTTAAACGAGATGTTCATGCTCCGTGCCGGGTATAAATTCAACTACGAGGAGGAGGGACTTACCCTTGGCGGAGGACTCAACCTCAATCCGACCCCGCGGACGAATCTCAGCTTTGATTATGCCTGGGCTGATTTCGGTCGATTGCAATCGACCCATCGCTTTTCGATCGGGCTGAAATTCTAA
- a CDS encoding response regulator, translating into MKPLPPDQAKGSESPMNDRPADSRGTILLIDDEEIIRQLGRNILQKVGYEVITAEDGRSGIEVYRENRDKIDVTILDMSMPTMSGEETFEHLKSEFPDVRVLISTGHSMESGIGGLMDRGVYGLLQKPYRVGELTKKIEEVMNM; encoded by the coding sequence ATGAAACCTTTACCACCTGATCAAGCGAAAGGTAGTGAATCTCCGATGAACGATCGCCCCGCAGATTCGAGAGGTACTATTCTTTTAATTGACGACGAGGAAATCATTCGTCAGCTCGGACGAAATATCCTCCAGAAGGTCGGTTATGAAGTCATTACTGCAGAAGATGGAAGAAGTGGAATTGAGGTCTACCGCGAGAATCGGGACAAAATCGATGTCACGATCCTGGATATGTCAATGCCGACTATGAGCGGCGAAGAGACCTTCGAACATCTCAAGTCAGAATTTCCCGATGTGCGTGTTCTGATATCCACCGGCCACTCAATGGAGAGCGGGATCGGAGGGCTTATGGATCGCGGTGTCTACGGTCTGCTTCAAAAACCTTATCGCGTGGGCGAGTTGACCAAGAAAATCGAAGAAGTCATGAACATGTGA
- a CDS encoding FtsX-like permease family protein — protein MKILKLIVKNAFRHKLRTFLTILGLAVTVMSFGIVRNILEVFNYSQDDLVPGHLISRHKTSMMQFLPITHLDKMRQVEGVEAVTYSFWLGAKYGDNPEEFFPRMAIDADNFHKIRSDWTVSDEDLKKFQAKKNAALITPALALDKGWEIGKQVTVGCDYFDNVQLDVEIVGQFEFNQEQQQQTKFMMVRGDLFRQSIGQNVSPELEHQVGWIELLADPPDEAAEVAARVDSLFMNSDYETKTESVNAYADAQIDRFKTIITALKVSSYLMIGVILLVLLNTMSMVARERISENAVLKTLGFRTGHLVFLNFGESMIVALLGAVLGAFLIWPGIIMFKQLMPFLQQVEYKWITLAWVGPALAIVGILASLVPILKATRTTIVDGLRTLE, from the coding sequence ATGAAAATTCTCAAGCTCATCGTAAAGAACGCTTTCCGTCATAAACTGCGCACTTTCCTGACAATTTTAGGGCTGGCGGTAACAGTCATGTCGTTCGGAATCGTCAGAAATATCCTTGAGGTCTTTAACTATTCTCAAGATGATTTGGTTCCGGGTCATTTGATTTCCCGTCATAAGACCTCGATGATGCAGTTCCTGCCGATTACTCATCTGGATAAAATGAGACAGGTTGAAGGCGTGGAAGCGGTTACATATTCTTTCTGGCTGGGCGCAAAATATGGTGACAACCCGGAGGAATTCTTTCCGCGCATGGCAATAGATGCTGATAATTTTCATAAAATTCGCAGTGACTGGACAGTATCTGACGAAGATTTAAAGAAATTTCAGGCAAAGAAGAACGCCGCCCTGATCACTCCCGCCCTGGCACTGGATAAAGGCTGGGAGATAGGCAAACAGGTCACGGTCGGTTGTGATTATTTCGACAATGTTCAACTCGATGTCGAAATTGTTGGCCAGTTTGAATTTAACCAGGAACAACAGCAACAGACCAAGTTTATGATGGTCCGTGGTGATCTGTTCCGGCAGTCAATTGGTCAAAACGTATCACCTGAACTTGAGCACCAGGTCGGCTGGATCGAGCTTCTGGCCGATCCTCCCGATGAAGCGGCCGAGGTGGCAGCCCGGGTCGATTCACTTTTCATGAACAGCGACTACGAAACCAAAACTGAGTCGGTTAACGCGTATGCGGATGCTCAAATTGACCGTTTCAAGACGATCATAACCGCTTTGAAGGTAAGTTCATACCTGATGATCGGAGTTATTCTTCTGGTACTTTTGAATACAATGTCGATGGTTGCTCGCGAGCGAATATCTGAAAATGCTGTCCTGAAAACGCTTGGATTCAGGACCGGTCACCTGGTATTCTTGAATTTTGGTGAATCAATGATTGTGGCTCTATTGGGAGCTGTGTTAGGCGCTTTTTTGATCTGGCCGGGAATCATCATGTTCAAGCAATTGATGCCGTTTTTGCAACAAGTCGAATATAAATGGATAACATTGGCATGGGTGGGTCCCGCTCTCGCAATCGTCGGCATACTGGCATCGCTGGTGCCGATACTAAAGGCGACCCGTACGACAATTGTCGACGGTCTCAGGACACTCGAATAG
- a CDS encoding FtsX-like permease family protein: MEYSSKPSSMRLLGLIIFILGIIFSLLSAFLILGKTVLSEDVEVFIDQYFDFEALTLLVILMVFRSLYHLVMGIAVMKGHNWGRIWFLWLMLFETMLGLFDIDLVDAGRAVLFLLFWYLLSRPSLTDYMGKVTIPFKYTFKSLFSRPLTTVLTILGISLVSFMFCGVLMLAAGIQKVLTSTGETDNVVFMEEDKFSEVQSSLMPDEVDKLENLGFFAFDEEYSEQLFSPELITSISLPSKEDTTELKNVTMRGTGEIAPRLRRDFRMIEGEMYEMGLPNCIVGKSLSKRMAHCNVGDSINVAGDYFRVIGVFECGGSMYDSEIWTDIYSLTDSYNRAGVAGSIVLARLEEPGEFEALKQTLEDTPDLEVKAYIERSYYEGQSENTTGFLKYLGMFICVVFALGATIGAMITMYSAVANRTNEIATLRSLGFQAEGIQAAFLIESMLIGTLGAILGIAVASIFSTFELQMFSTVNFFGEFYLKMTLTLLTVMYTFIFAISMGFVGGVFPSIRATQMKIVDAFR; encoded by the coding sequence ATGGAATACAGCTCGAAACCGTCCAGCATGAGATTGCTCGGATTGATAATCTTCATCCTGGGGATCATCTTTTCCCTGCTTTCCGCCTTCCTGATTCTGGGTAAGACTGTTCTTTCAGAGGATGTCGAGGTCTTCATCGATCAGTATTTCGATTTCGAAGCCTTGACGCTTCTGGTTATCCTGATGGTCTTTCGTTCGCTGTATCATCTGGTGATGGGTATCGCAGTCATGAAAGGCCACAACTGGGGGCGGATCTGGTTTTTGTGGCTGATGCTTTTTGAAACCATGCTGGGTCTTTTTGATATCGACCTGGTCGATGCCGGGCGCGCGGTTTTGTTTCTGCTGTTCTGGTACCTGTTAAGCAGGCCGAGCCTGACAGATTATATGGGTAAAGTCACGATTCCATTTAAGTATACATTCAAGAGCCTCTTCTCCCGTCCGTTGACAACGGTTTTGACAATCCTCGGAATCAGCCTGGTATCTTTCATGTTCTGCGGTGTGCTGATGCTGGCGGCTGGAATCCAGAAAGTTCTGACCTCGACCGGTGAAACAGACAACGTGGTCTTTATGGAGGAAGATAAGTTTTCCGAAGTTCAAAGCTCGCTAATGCCCGATGAAGTCGATAAACTCGAAAACCTGGGCTTTTTTGCATTTGATGAAGAATACAGCGAACAGCTTTTTTCACCCGAATTGATTACCAGCATTTCTTTACCCTCCAAAGAGGATACGACGGAGTTGAAAAACGTCACCATGCGCGGGACAGGTGAGATTGCGCCTCGACTGAGGCGTGATTTCAGAATGATCGAGGGTGAAATGTACGAAATGGGATTGCCGAACTGTATTGTGGGTAAATCTCTGAGCAAGCGAATGGCCCATTGTAATGTCGGTGATTCCATAAATGTGGCCGGTGATTATTTTAGAGTTATCGGGGTCTTCGAATGCGGCGGTTCGATGTATGATTCCGAAATCTGGACCGATATATACAGCCTGACCGACAGCTACAACCGGGCCGGAGTGGCCGGATCAATTGTTTTAGCGAGACTGGAAGAGCCGGGTGAATTCGAAGCTCTCAAGCAGACTTTGGAAGACACCCCCGATCTCGAAGTCAAAGCCTATATCGAGAGAAGCTACTACGAAGGCCAATCCGAAAACACCACCGGATTTCTGAAATACCTGGGTATGTTTATCTGCGTGGTTTTTGCCCTGGGAGCAACGATCGGCGCGATGATTACGATGTACTCGGCGGTCGCCAATCGCACCAACGAAATCGCCACCCTGCGTTCCCTCGGATTCCAGGCCGAGGGCATCCAGGCCGCGTTTCTGATCGAGTCGATGCTGATCGGCACACTCGGAGCCATCCTGGGCATAGCAGTCGCCTCGATTTTTTCAACATTCGAGTTGCAGATGTTCTCCACAGTCAACTTCTTTGGCGAGTTCTATCTCAAGATGACGCTGACGCTCCTGACTGTGATGTATACATTTATCTTCGCGATTTCAATGGGCTTCGTGGGAGGAGTATTCCCCTCCATACGGGCGACCCAGATGAAAATCGTCGACGCTTTCAGGTAG
- a CDS encoding GYD domain-containing protein, translated as MPTFVLMTKLPPEISQKMKERAAVGREWLNKVKEKCPTVKFLDHYALLGPYDFLDIYEADNAEEAAKVSMISLAFGAERAESWNAIPYQRFLELAQDL; from the coding sequence ATGCCTACCTTCGTACTGATGACCAAGCTTCCGCCCGAGATCAGCCAGAAGATGAAAGAGCGCGCGGCTGTAGGCCGGGAATGGCTCAACAAAGTCAAGGAAAAATGCCCCACAGTAAAGTTTCTGGATCACTACGCACTGCTTGGACCTTATGATTTTCTGGATATCTATGAGGCCGACAATGCCGAAGAGGCGGCGAAGGTTTCGATGATATCGCTGGCTTTCGGGGCTGAGCGGGCTGAAAGCTGGAACGCAATTCCGTACCAGAGATTTCTGGAACTGGCACAGGATTTATAG
- a CDS encoding ATP-binding cassette domain-containing protein — translation MSESIVRINDLYKEYIRDDMRIPVLQNINLDVAEGEFLALMGPSGSGKTTLLNLIAGIDRPTRGDLAVAGESVAQLTEGQLARWRSNHIGFIFQFYNLIPVLTAFDNVELPLLLTRLNKAERRNHVETALSIVGLADRMDHYPRQLSGGQEQRVAIARAIVTDPSILLADEPTGDLDRQSAEDIMTLLGRLNEEFKKTVIMVTHDPRAAESAKVVRHLDKGELT, via the coding sequence ATGATCTATATAAGGAGTATATCCGAGATGATATGCGGATCCCGGTCCTTCAGAATATCAACCTGGATGTTGCCGAGGGAGAGTTTTTGGCGCTGATGGGACCTTCAGGGTCGGGCAAGACCACGCTTCTGAACCTGATTGCCGGAATCGACCGTCCCACCCGGGGCGATCTTGCGGTTGCTGGCGAATCGGTTGCCCAGCTGACCGAGGGACAACTGGCCCGCTGGCGCTCCAATCATATCGGATTTATCTTCCAGTTTTACAACCTGATACCGGTACTGACCGCTTTTGATAACGTCGAACTTCCGCTTCTTTTGACACGCCTGAATAAGGCCGAACGCCGCAATCATGTCGAAACCGCGCTTTCAATCGTCGGCCTGGCCGACCGGATGGACCATTATCCGCGCCAGCTTTCCGGCGGACAGGAACAGCGAGTGGCTATCGCACGGGCGATTGTAACCGACCCGTCGATTCTTTTGGCCGATGAACCTACCGGTGACCTGGATCGTCAGTCAGCCGAGGACATCATGACTCTTCTCGGGCGTCTTAACGAGGAATTCAAGAAAACGGTTATCATGGTTACCCACGATCCCAGGGCAGCTGAATCGGCCAAAGTCGTACGTCATCTTGACAAAGGAGAGCTGACTTAA